Proteins found in one bacterium genomic segment:
- a CDS encoding DUF2283 domain-containing protein has product MSTLRYSYDSVSDCGYIRIGDGDVARTDSLAASLHVDRDGSDNIVGIEVLTVTDPSWVPHVTDLLAGSVPDAPLVSARLQEMVSTSPRGGRREGPPVASGLPAAGTTGSTPVA; this is encoded by the coding sequence GTGAGCACTCTGCGGTACTCCTACGACAGCGTGAGCGATTGCGGTTACATCCGGATCGGTGACGGCGACGTGGCCCGAACCGACTCGCTCGCCGCTTCGCTCCATGTGGATCGGGACGGCTCGGACAACATCGTCGGCATCGAGGTGCTCACCGTGACCGATCCGAGTTGGGTTCCGCACGTCACGGACCTCCTCGCCGGAAGCGTTCCGGACGCGCCGCTCGTCTCCGCCCGACTGCAGGAGATGGTGTCCACCAGTCCCCGTGGGGGCCGGCGAGAGGGCCCGCCTGTGGCCTCCGGTCTCCCGGCCGCTGGGACCACCGGGAGCACGCCAGTCGCTTGA
- a CDS encoding ASCH domain-containing protein: MTEYSVGGMALDRDRMMVLSLWPRFADAILSGAKTVELRRTEPKIRVPTLALIYASTPVRALLGTCVVTSVEPGRLAALWRAHGAGSGLDHGEFLDYFEGVEAGTALSLASPSRLSRPIPLVELRSRPEGFRPPQSFSYVDAETGNRLLQTAA, translated from the coding sequence ATGACTGAGTATTCCGTGGGCGGCATGGCGCTCGATCGTGATCGGATGATGGTCCTTTCGCTCTGGCCGCGATTCGCCGATGCGATTCTCAGCGGAGCCAAGACCGTTGAACTTCGCCGCACCGAGCCGAAGATTCGCGTTCCGACACTTGCCCTCATCTATGCGTCGACGCCGGTGCGGGCGTTGCTGGGGACTTGCGTCGTGACGAGCGTCGAGCCCGGTCGTCTTGCTGCTCTCTGGCGGGCGCACGGCGCGGGCAGCGGTCTCGATCACGGGGAGTTCCTGGACTATTTCGAGGGTGTCGAGGCGGGAACCGCTCTGAGCCTGGCGAGCCCAAGCCGACTCAGCCGGCCGATTCCTCTCGTGGAGTTGCGTTCGAGGCCGGAGGGGTTCCGCCCACCGCAGAGCTTCTCCTACGTCGACGCTGAGACCGGCAATCGCCTTCTGCAGACGGCCGCGTAG
- a CDS encoding DUF5615 family PIN-like protein, with product MRLLLDEMHAPAVADALTEAGFDVVAVAADPSLRGCGDADLLDYAAAGGRALVTENVGDFSVLVADRAVDGEPHAGLIFTSPSRFNRATLAYPGNLIVALRTFLDDPPISGDSWIRWL from the coding sequence GTGAGGCTGCTGCTCGACGAGATGCACGCGCCGGCCGTCGCAGATGCGCTTACTGAGGCTGGCTTCGATGTGGTGGCCGTGGCCGCCGACCCGTCGCTGCGGGGATGCGGCGACGCCGACCTGCTCGACTACGCAGCCGCCGGTGGCCGGGCGCTTGTTACCGAGAACGTGGGCGACTTCTCGGTTCTTGTCGCCGACCGGGCGGTCGACGGCGAGCCTCATGCCGGTCTCATCTTCACGAGCCCGAGCCGCTTCAACCGGGCGACGCTCGCCTATCCCGGCAATCTGATCGTCGCGCTCAGGACCTTCCTGGACGACCCGCCAATCAGCGGCGACTCCTGGATCCGGTGGCTGTAG
- a CDS encoding CopG family transcriptional regulator: MPVVSIRFSDGPLHGRLKESARRHGQGVSPLAERLIDEGLRMEAHPAVLFRHGPAGRRAVLVGGPEVADVIGAIVGGDVPAAQRRSRAAELLGLSEAMVDAALAYYAEFTDEIDAALAERARAAEEAEAAWVRRQALLET; the protein is encoded by the coding sequence ATGCCTGTTGTGTCAATCCGATTCTCCGACGGGCCGTTGCACGGACGGTTGAAGGAGAGTGCCCGTCGCCACGGCCAGGGCGTCTCGCCGCTCGCCGAGCGGCTGATCGACGAGGGTCTGCGGATGGAGGCCCACCCGGCGGTGCTGTTCCGGCACGGTCCGGCGGGCCGCCGGGCCGTGCTGGTTGGCGGTCCCGAGGTGGCCGACGTGATCGGAGCCATCGTCGGCGGCGATGTGCCTGCGGCGCAGCGGCGGTCCCGGGCGGCGGAGTTGCTGGGGCTGAGCGAGGCGATGGTCGACGCCGCGCTGGCCTACTACGCCGAGTTCACCGACGAGATCGACGCGGCGCTGGCCGAGCGGGCCCGGGCTGCCGAGGAGGCCGAGGCGGCCTGGGTGCGCAGGCAGGCGCTGCTCGAGACGTGA
- a CDS encoding oxidoreductase: MGKVVLITGASSGIGREAAILLGEQGHTVYAGARRVDRLAELADLAGGGVTAVEMDVTKDDENQRAVDRIIESEGRIDVLINNAGCGLYGPIEDVPLDDARHMFEVNLFGLARLTQLVLPHMRAQGSGRIVNISSMVGRIYTPMGAWYIATKHALEGWSDCLRYETAPFGIRVVLVQPGSIHTEFASLTASQLNDFPADSPYRAHIDMLRKRVTDPGATDRPIGAREVAEVYVEAATARRPRRRYVTGARARLWMFTRKWLGDRAFEYVLHRSVR, from the coding sequence GTGGGCAAGGTCGTCCTGATCACCGGGGCGTCGTCGGGCATCGGGCGGGAGGCGGCGATCCTGCTGGGTGAGCAGGGCCACACGGTGTACGCCGGCGCCCGCCGGGTGGACCGGCTGGCCGAGTTGGCCGACCTAGCCGGTGGTGGCGTCACCGCCGTCGAGATGGACGTCACCAAGGACGACGAAAACCAGCGGGCCGTGGACCGGATCATCGAGAGCGAGGGACGGATCGACGTCCTCATCAACAACGCCGGCTGCGGGCTCTACGGGCCCATCGAGGACGTCCCGCTGGACGACGCCCGCCACATGTTCGAGGTGAACCTCTTCGGCCTGGCCCGCCTCACCCAGCTCGTCCTGCCGCACATGCGCGCGCAGGGCTCTGGCCGCATCGTCAACATCTCCTCGATGGTCGGCCGGATCTACACGCCCATGGGGGCCTGGTACATCGCCACCAAGCACGCCCTGGAGGGCTGGTCGGACTGCCTGCGCTACGAGACCGCTCCCTTCGGCATCCGGGTGGTGCTGGTCCAGCCGGGCTCGATCCATACCGAGTTCGCCTCCCTGACGGCGAGCCAACTGAACGACTTCCCCGCCGACAGCCCCTACCGGGCGCACATCGACATGCTCCGCAAGCGGGTGACCGACCCCGGCGCCACCGACCGCCCGATCGGGGCGCGGGAGGTCGCCGAGGTGTACGTCGAGGCCGCGACCGCCCGCCGGCCCCGCCGCCGCTACGTCACCGGAGCGCGGGCACGGCTCTGGATGTTCACCAGGAAGTGGCTCGGCGACAGGGCCTTCGAATACGTGTTGCACCGCAGCGTCCGGTGA
- a CDS encoding oxidoreductase: MGKVVLITGASAGMGREAAILMARKGHAVYAGARRVDRLAELAPHGVIPVEMDVSEGADNERAVNQVIESEGRIDVLINNAGFGLYGPIEDIPIDEARYQFEVNLFGLAHLTQLVLPHMRAQGSGRIVNVSSVGGRIFIPLGAWYHATKHALEGWSDCLRHETAPFGIQVVIIQPGAIKTEFGDVTNAGLDRYAGDTAYKDLVGLFVKLRDNSRTMDRATDASVLAKVYLKAATARRPRRRYVKGAFARPVLFIRKWFGDGVYEFALRGIVR, encoded by the coding sequence ATGGGCAAGGTCGTGCTGATCACCGGTGCGTCGGCAGGCATGGGGCGCGAGGCGGCGATCCTCATGGCTCGGAAGGGCCACGCGGTGTACGCCGGGGCCCGGCGGGTGGACCGGCTGGCCGAGCTGGCCCCCCACGGCGTCATCCCGGTGGAGATGGACGTCAGCGAGGGCGCCGACAACGAGCGGGCCGTCAACCAGGTCATCGAGAGCGAGGGGCGGATCGACGTCCTCATCAACAACGCCGGCTTCGGCCTGTACGGGCCCATCGAGGACATCCCGATCGACGAGGCCCGCTACCAGTTCGAGGTCAACCTCTTCGGGCTGGCACACCTCACCCAACTCGTGCTGCCGCACATGCGGGCGCAGGGCTCGGGGCGGATCGTCAACGTCTCGTCGGTGGGCGGCAGGATCTTCATACCGCTGGGGGCCTGGTACCACGCCACCAAGCACGCTCTGGAAGGCTGGTCGGACTGCCTGCGCCATGAGACCGCGCCCTTCGGCATCCAGGTCGTGATCATCCAACCTGGCGCCATCAAGACCGAGTTCGGCGACGTGACCAACGCGGGGCTGGACAGGTACGCCGGCGACACGGCCTACAAGGATCTGGTCGGTCTGTTCGTCAAGTTGCGGGACAACTCGCGCACCATGGACCGCGCCACCGACGCCTCGGTGCTCGCCAAGGTGTACCTCAAGGCCGCAACGGCCCGCCGGCCACGCCGGCGCTACGTCAAGGGGGCCTTCGCCCGACCTGTCCTGTTCATCAGGAAATGGTTCGGCGACGGCGTCTACGAGTTCGCCCTGCGCGGCATCGTCCGCTGA